A section of the Veillonella criceti genome encodes:
- a CDS encoding helix-turn-helix domain-containing protein, with protein MSTIGEELRRERNRRGLTIKDIEQVLHIRSAYLEAIEEDNYKIIPGDVYVKGFIGNYADLLGLERHRMIDRYKSLIGEPLGVPLRRMKPRKLAPHEEVEREVDKVVPRSKRLSYTSRQQRRQKTLAQERLAVGVIIFCIIVFLGWLFFV; from the coding sequence TTGTCAACCATTGGGGAAGAATTACGGCGCGAACGCAATCGTCGTGGATTAACCATTAAAGATATTGAACAAGTGCTTCACATACGATCCGCGTATTTGGAAGCCATTGAAGAAGATAATTATAAAATTATTCCTGGCGATGTATATGTAAAGGGCTTTATTGGTAATTATGCTGATTTGCTGGGCCTTGAACGGCATCGCATGATTGATCGTTATAAAAGTCTGATTGGGGAGCCTTTAGGCGTTCCTTTGCGGCGTATGAAACCACGGAAGTTGGCGCCTCATGAAGAAGTGGAGCGAGAAGTAGATAAAGTGGTGCCGCGCTCAAAACGCTTGAGCTATACTTCTAGGCAACAGCGTCGTCAAAAAACATTAGCCCAAGAGCGCTTAGCTGTTGGTGTTATTATATTTTGTATTATAGTCTTTTTAGGTTGGTTATTTTTTGTATAA
- a CDS encoding extracellular solute-binding protein: MKRFWPIALLIVFVLIVFGVGARIEQNKQKERTAVPVRAELTIYSDLPTNLTTLLAQQYEMQYHVRLNMLPLTEEQMATRMTLPVSDQKGDLVLTTRDNLDIGVKYNQLKPVLTEGVDEISDRFKNNDAFWVGIWYDPVIFAQSEGFYNRMGRYVTAWQSLILPGDWAVIMTDFVASRSAANILYSFVEIDGEEKGLQYFVELKPHVVQYAKFLSTPVRLAALGETDLGIGNYSDGLQYAKHKYPVKIIFPADGTPYYLTGVGMLQSVSNEEEATRLVKWLLSKQVAQLLEDNGFYYVHTNPELPKPIDSLGRELVLWGTQGGYTEDGKKVLLNKWISQVRFRKDI, from the coding sequence ATGAAACGATTTTGGCCGATTGCATTACTCATTGTGTTTGTACTTATCGTCTTTGGCGTAGGTGCACGAATAGAACAAAATAAGCAAAAAGAACGGACTGCCGTTCCTGTTAGGGCAGAATTGACAATATATTCTGATTTACCTACGAATTTGACAACCCTATTGGCGCAGCAATATGAAATGCAATATCATGTGCGTTTGAATATGTTGCCACTGACAGAGGAACAGATGGCTACACGGATGACGTTGCCCGTATCAGATCAAAAAGGAGACTTGGTACTAACTACACGAGATAACTTGGATATTGGTGTAAAATATAATCAATTAAAGCCAGTTCTTACAGAAGGAGTGGATGAAATCTCAGATCGTTTTAAGAATAACGATGCTTTCTGGGTAGGAATTTGGTATGATCCAGTTATATTTGCACAAAGCGAAGGCTTTTATAATCGTATGGGGCGCTATGTAACAGCTTGGCAGTCTTTAATATTACCTGGTGACTGGGCTGTTATTATGACAGATTTTGTAGCGTCTCGCAGTGCGGCTAATATTTTATACAGCTTTGTAGAAATAGATGGGGAGGAAAAAGGGTTACAGTATTTTGTAGAATTAAAACCTCATGTAGTGCAATATGCTAAATTTTTATCCACACCAGTTCGGTTAGCCGCGCTTGGTGAAACTGATTTGGGGATTGGCAACTACTCTGATGGGCTACAATATGCTAAACATAAATACCCAGTGAAGATTATTTTTCCTGCCGATGGAACGCCGTATTATTTAACGGGTGTTGGTATGTTACAAAGTGTAAGTAATGAAGAAGAAGCTACGCGCCTAGTGAAGTGGTTATTGTCTAAACAAGTGGCTCAACTGTTAGAAGATAACGGTTTTTATTATGTGCATACTAACCCTGAATTACCAAAGCCGATTGATTCCTTAGGTCGTGAATTAGTGCTTTGGGGAACACAGGGTGGTTATACAGAAGATGGTAAAAAAGTACTGTTGAATAAATGGATTAGTCAAGTGCGTTTTAGAAAGGATATATAA
- a CDS encoding competence/damage-inducible protein A — MIVELISTGSELLLGDTINTNVAWLARELNKLGYTVAFQTTIGDNPERMEACFKAAAKRADIVIATGGLGPTQGDITRPVLAKAMGVELELNKTAETFVKDFFRNKGWDMPEPSRREMLLPINSVALANSRGVAPGVAVQSEGTTYILLPGPPAEMKAVFDESVRPYLANHFGGQGVVLSHRYAVYGMRELALEAALMDLVKAQHNPTIAFLIKNGYIELRITASATTIEAAEAILAPWDGILKERLGNALGRRLEKSMLELVSEALLSTGATVATAESCTGGLVGKRLTELPGSSAYVQGGVISYSNDVKHKVLGVPQAELDEFGAVSEEVAKSMAMGTRKLLGTTYGVSTTGIAGPGGATPTKPVGLVYIGISGPKGTVAYKNEFIGDRDSIRESTAERALYFLYQTITEQA; from the coding sequence ATGATTGTAGAGTTGATTTCCACAGGTTCTGAATTATTATTAGGTGATACGATAAATACAAATGTTGCGTGGTTAGCTAGAGAGCTCAATAAATTGGGATATACGGTTGCTTTTCAAACAACGATTGGCGATAACCCAGAGCGTATGGAAGCTTGTTTTAAGGCAGCGGCTAAACGAGCGGATATAGTGATTGCGACTGGTGGCTTAGGGCCCACCCAAGGGGATATTACGCGCCCTGTGTTAGCTAAGGCCATGGGCGTAGAGTTAGAACTTAATAAGACAGCTGAAACGTTTGTTAAAGACTTTTTTAGAAATAAGGGTTGGGATATGCCCGAACCAAGTCGGCGTGAAATGTTGTTACCTATTAATAGTGTAGCGTTAGCTAATAGTCGTGGCGTGGCACCGGGGGTGGCTGTACAATCTGAAGGCACTACTTACATTTTATTGCCTGGGCCACCAGCTGAAATGAAAGCTGTTTTTGATGAATCTGTGCGTCCGTATTTAGCTAACCATTTTGGTGGCCAAGGGGTAGTTTTATCCCATCGCTATGCTGTATATGGTATGCGTGAATTAGCTTTAGAAGCCGCTTTGATGGATTTAGTAAAAGCACAACACAATCCTACCATTGCGTTTTTAATTAAGAATGGTTATATTGAATTACGTATTACTGCTAGTGCTACGACGATAGAAGCAGCAGAAGCTATCTTGGCTCCTTGGGATGGGATTTTGAAAGAACGGCTAGGCAATGCCTTAGGGCGTCGTTTGGAAAAATCTATGTTAGAATTAGTAAGTGAAGCCTTATTAAGTACAGGGGCTACTGTCGCTACGGCAGAATCTTGCACTGGTGGCTTAGTGGGTAAACGATTGACGGAATTACCTGGTAGTAGCGCCTATGTACAGGGGGGCGTTATTTCGTATTCTAATGATGTTAAGCATAAAGTATTAGGTGTACCGCAAGCTGAACTAGATGAGTTTGGTGCAGTTAGTGAAGAAGTGGCTAAATCAATGGCTATGGGCACTCGTAAATTACTAGGTACTACTTATGGCGTGTCTACTACAGGTATCGCAGGTCCTGGTGGCGCTACGCCAACTAAACCAGTGGGGCTAGTATATATTGGTATTTCAGGTCCTAAGGGAACGGTTGCTTATAAAAATGAATTTATAGGAGATCGGGATAGTATTCGTGAAAGTACGGCCGAACGGGCCCTTTACTTTTTGTATCAGACCATAACTGAGCAAGCTTAA
- a CDS encoding YgiQ family radical SAM protein, whose protein sequence is MSDFLITERAEMEARGWAELDFVLVTGDAYVDHPSFAGSVIGRLLEHHGYRVGLIAQPDWNDVEAFKVLGKPRLASLVTAGNLDSMLNKFTAAKKYRHNDDYSPGGESGHRPDRATLVYANRMREAFRDVPVIIGGIEASLRRFAHYDYWSDTVRRSILTDSKADALIYGMGEKQILEIAAALDKGQLRDRLPTIKGVCYMAKEIPQGKVVECPSYETVKADKQQFATAFRQQYLEQDPFIGKTVVQRHGDRYVVQNSPALPLTQAEMDEVYNLPFSRRWHPRYDAKGGVPALSEVQFSLVSHRGCFGSCSFCAITSHQGRIIQNRSHQSLIAEAERMIAMPDFKGYIHDVGGPTANFRHAACQKQNTMGACPGKNCAAPHACERLDTSHDDYLALLRKLRQLKGVKKVFVRSGLRYDYVLEDNNRQFVKELCEHHVSGQLKVAPEHVSNRVTEIMGKADKATFLKFKNWFETANKQLGKKQFLVPYFMSSHPGCTLEDAIELAEFLRDQGMTPEQVQDFIPTPGSLSTAMYYTGIHPLTGETVYVAKNGRDKAMQRALMQYKNPDNYKLVQEALIKAGRTDLIGFGPQCLIPPRPIKSMDKGKTDISKQHSTRSRSKTKMNDRGKISISRGKKRSFSSSKLRP, encoded by the coding sequence GTGAGCGACTTTTTAATTACGGAACGGGCAGAGATGGAGGCACGTGGTTGGGCTGAGCTCGATTTTGTGTTAGTTACAGGTGATGCCTATGTGGATCATCCGTCTTTTGCTGGTAGTGTGATTGGCCGATTATTGGAGCACCATGGGTATCGGGTGGGGCTCATTGCACAGCCTGACTGGAATGATGTGGAGGCTTTTAAAGTATTAGGTAAGCCCCGATTAGCATCCTTAGTGACGGCTGGCAATTTAGATTCGATGTTAAATAAATTTACAGCGGCTAAAAAATACCGACATAATGATGATTATTCACCAGGTGGTGAGAGTGGTCATCGCCCTGATCGAGCTACATTAGTGTATGCGAATCGTATGCGTGAAGCCTTTCGTGATGTACCTGTAATCATTGGTGGTATTGAGGCAAGTTTGCGCCGTTTTGCCCATTATGATTATTGGTCTGATACAGTGCGCCGGTCTATTTTGACAGATAGCAAAGCGGATGCTCTTATTTATGGTATGGGTGAAAAGCAGATTTTAGAAATAGCGGCAGCTTTGGACAAAGGACAACTTAGGGATAGGTTGCCTACTATCAAAGGAGTCTGTTATATGGCGAAAGAAATACCTCAAGGTAAGGTAGTAGAATGTCCATCTTATGAAACGGTGAAGGCGGATAAACAGCAGTTTGCAACGGCATTTCGACAACAGTATTTAGAGCAAGATCCGTTTATTGGTAAAACGGTAGTACAACGTCACGGTGACCGCTATGTAGTGCAAAATAGTCCTGCATTACCTTTGACACAGGCAGAAATGGATGAAGTGTATAATTTGCCATTTTCGCGACGGTGGCATCCACGTTATGATGCTAAAGGCGGTGTGCCAGCTCTAAGTGAAGTACAATTTAGTCTAGTTAGTCATCGCGGTTGTTTTGGGAGCTGTTCTTTCTGTGCGATTACGAGTCATCAAGGTCGTATTATCCAAAACCGTAGTCATCAATCGTTAATTGCTGAAGCGGAGCGTATGATAGCGATGCCTGATTTTAAAGGCTATATTCATGATGTGGGCGGGCCAACCGCGAATTTTCGTCATGCGGCCTGTCAGAAACAGAACACTATGGGCGCTTGTCCTGGTAAAAATTGTGCAGCCCCTCATGCTTGTGAACGTTTAGATACAAGCCATGACGATTATTTAGCTTTATTAAGAAAATTACGTCAGTTGAAAGGTGTAAAAAAAGTTTTTGTTCGTTCAGGTCTGCGCTATGATTATGTCTTGGAAGATAATAATCGGCAGTTTGTGAAAGAACTTTGTGAACATCATGTAAGTGGACAGCTTAAAGTGGCACCAGAACATGTATCGAATCGTGTTACTGAAATTATGGGGAAGGCGGATAAAGCGACGTTTCTTAAATTTAAGAATTGGTTTGAAACAGCGAATAAACAGCTGGGTAAAAAACAATTCTTAGTGCCTTATTTTATGAGCTCTCATCCAGGTTGTACGCTAGAAGATGCCATTGAGTTAGCTGAATTTTTACGTGATCAAGGTATGACGCCAGAGCAGGTACAGGACTTTATTCCCACGCCTGGTAGTTTATCTACGGCCATGTACTATACGGGAATTCATCCTTTGACCGGAGAAACTGTTTATGTAGCTAAAAATGGACGTGATAAAGCTATGCAACGGGCTCTGATGCAGTATAAAAATCCTGATAATTATAAATTAGTGCAAGAAGCGCTTATTAAAGCGGGTCGCACGGATTTGATTGGCTTTGGCCCACAGTGTCTGATTCCGCCAAGACCAATAAAGAGCATGGACAAAGGTAAAACTGATATATCAAAGCAACACAGCACTCGTTCACGGTCAAAGACAAAGATGAATGACCGTGGCAAAATTAGTATAAGCAGAGGGAAGAAACGGAGTTTTTCATCTAGTAAACTTCGGCCCTAG
- the rimO gene encoding 30S ribosomal protein S12 methylthiotransferase RimO gives MSKKLGYVSLGCAKNLVDTEIMLGVLKDNGYEITDTLAEAEIIIVNTCTFIEKAKQESVNTILEMSEYKQFGACRGLIVAGCLSQQYQEELFAEIPEIDALIGTGSWNRIMEAIESINEGHRICIMDSITNIYNERMPRMQTTPTYSAYVKIAEGCDNGCTFCIIPKVRGSYRSRTIESIVEEVERLAAMGVKEINLIAQDTTSYGADLNQGKPMLVELLEALIKVEGIQWYRLLYLYPKYFTDELLDIIVREPKICNYIDLPLQHINDDILRRMNRKDRKADIVNLLQKVRSKASHVTLRTSLIVGFPGETDEQFEELCDFVKEVSFDNMGVFTYSQEEGTPAGAMTDQVPEEVKEERYHTLMAIQAAISEENNRNLEGTAHEAIIEEISEDEQGHLLAKGRLACQAPDVDGNMYIEDCEGLAVGDIVPVTVAQGFSYDVVAEVRKEA, from the coding sequence ATGAGTAAAAAGTTAGGCTATGTAAGCTTAGGTTGTGCAAAAAACTTAGTAGATACTGAGATTATGCTAGGTGTATTAAAAGATAATGGTTATGAGATTACGGATACGTTAGCTGAGGCCGAAATTATTATTGTTAATACATGTACTTTTATTGAAAAGGCAAAACAGGAGTCGGTTAATACGATTCTTGAAATGAGTGAATATAAACAATTTGGTGCTTGCCGTGGCTTGATTGTTGCTGGCTGTTTGAGTCAGCAATACCAAGAAGAATTATTCGCTGAAATTCCTGAAATTGATGCGCTTATTGGTACGGGCTCTTGGAATCGCATTATGGAAGCAATAGAGTCCATTAATGAAGGTCATCGAATTTGTATTATGGATTCTATTACGAATATTTACAATGAGCGCATGCCACGAATGCAGACGACACCGACATATAGTGCTTATGTGAAAATTGCGGAAGGTTGTGACAATGGTTGTACTTTCTGTATTATTCCTAAAGTGCGTGGCTCCTATCGTAGCCGTACTATTGAGTCAATCGTGGAAGAAGTGGAACGATTGGCCGCTATGGGTGTTAAAGAAATCAACTTAATTGCGCAAGATACGACTAGCTATGGTGCTGATTTGAATCAGGGTAAACCTATGTTAGTAGAATTGTTAGAAGCATTGATAAAAGTGGAAGGTATTCAATGGTACCGTTTACTTTATTTATATCCTAAGTATTTCACCGATGAATTATTAGATATTATTGTGCGTGAACCGAAGATTTGTAATTATATTGATTTACCATTGCAACATATTAATGATGATATTTTGCGCCGTATGAATCGTAAGGATCGCAAAGCTGATATTGTAAATTTATTGCAGAAAGTTCGCAGTAAAGCAAGTCATGTAACACTTCGTACATCCTTAATTGTGGGTTTTCCTGGTGAAACGGATGAACAGTTTGAAGAACTTTGTGATTTTGTCAAAGAAGTGTCCTTCGATAATATGGGTGTATTTACATACTCACAAGAAGAGGGAACTCCAGCTGGCGCTATGACTGATCAAGTGCCTGAAGAGGTAAAAGAAGAACGTTATCACACGTTGATGGCCATTCAGGCAGCTATTTCGGAAGAAAATAATCGTAATTTAGAAGGTACGGCACACGAAGCGATTATTGAAGAAATCAGTGAAGATGAACAAGGTCATTTATTAGCTAAAGGTCGTTTAGCTTGTCAGGCTCCTGATGTAGATGGAAATATGTATATTGAAGATTGTGAAGGGTTAGCTGTTGGTGATATTGTACCCGTTACAGTGGCGCAAGGTTTCTCCTATGATGTAGTGGCAGAGGTTCGTAAAGAAGCGTAA